One genomic window of Devosia salina includes the following:
- a CDS encoding chemotaxis protein CheW encodes MSELSQYVTLGVADELFAAPVTKVQEILDMRPIARLPRAPDNLLGMIDVRGEGVPVLDLRQTLGIEAAPDTENTRIVVLSVNGPEGALTVGLRADRVFEVTVLDSEDLDPPPSISASWSGHCIQGIGRRNGRFVTVLDLDRLLADTARLGLAA; translated from the coding sequence ATGTCTGAGCTCTCCCAATATGTCACTCTGGGTGTCGCCGACGAACTCTTCGCGGCACCCGTCACCAAGGTGCAGGAAATTCTGGACATGCGGCCCATCGCCCGCCTGCCCCGGGCGCCCGACAACCTTCTGGGCATGATCGACGTGCGGGGCGAAGGGGTCCCCGTGCTCGACCTGCGCCAGACCCTCGGGATCGAGGCGGCGCCGGACACCGAGAACACGCGCATTGTAGTGCTCTCGGTCAACGGCCCCGAGGGCGCCCTGACCGTCGGCCTCAGGGCCGACCGGGTGTTCGAAGTCACCGTGCTCGACAGCGAGGACCTCGACCCTCCGCCCAGCATCAGCGCCAGCTGGAGCGGCCACTGCATCCAGGGCATCGGCCGGCGCAACGGCCGCTTCGTGACCGTGCTCGACCTCGATCGGCTGCTGGCCGACACGGCCCGCCTGGGCCTGGCTGCCTGA
- a CDS encoding STAS domain-containing protein translates to MTEERIHTLVLTGDAGIKSAQNVAASLLEAVENHKDIAVDTQTVSAADVTTVQTLLSAAAMAAARKGRLTMLAPLGAPLQATLEQTGFLSPNQEHASFWSPDSDQPAGH, encoded by the coding sequence ATGACCGAAGAACGTATCCACACGCTCGTGCTGACGGGCGACGCAGGTATCAAGTCCGCGCAGAACGTTGCGGCCAGCCTGCTCGAAGCCGTCGAGAACCATAAAGACATTGCCGTCGACACGCAGACGGTGTCGGCCGCTGACGTTACGACAGTGCAGACCCTGCTGTCGGCCGCGGCAATGGCGGCTGCCCGGAAAGGCAGGTTGACCATGCTTGCGCCCTTGGGGGCGCCCTTGCAGGCCACGCTGGAACAGACCGGCTTTCTTTCGCCCAACCAGGAGCATGCATCCTTCTGGTCCCCCGATTCAGATCAGCCAGCAGGACACTGA
- a CDS encoding chemotaxis protein CheA has product MNISDPTETFRQEARELLDQLEAGLLDLEQDPANADLINSTFRALHTIKGSGAMFGFTAVAEFVHEFETAFDQVRKGQTKANSALIEVALDAKDHIHRLIEAPEDRISGGDEILAHLRRIIAGGPVDTETPVKPKAKAKTTKAADAPPPPPAATAIWRLEFYLPADALIYGTNPALLLEELAEIGPTRVTALTDRIPALDVLDPETPHVGWRVDIEAVDPTAAIDDVFLFLRDTMELTLTRLDERTETDAQAEPDGEPDALSEASSAPEPAPTAATLAAQSPTPKPRQGAGADTADRAAASSLRVPAERLDELMDRVGELVIAQARLSQIAGLSSDTALKTIAEELERLSSGLRDTTMGIRMVPIGTLFSRFRRLIHDLSGELGKPIEFITAGEDTELDKTMIERLADPLVHLIRNSVDHGLESAEKRAAAGKPPKGVVRLSAVYSGAEVAISVTDDGAGLDTARIRAKAEENGLIAPDAKLTEQELHHLIFAPGFSTAKEVTSLSGRGVGMDVVKRTIDGLRGTIDVTSKPGEGSTMTLRLPLTLAIIDGMLVRVGNGRYTIPLAAVEECVELPEGIEAHAKGRNFLDIRGALVPYLRLREVFGTAAEPEPHQKVVIVSSGEGRVGLVVDQIIGNNQTVIKQLSKLHSGIKSFSGATILGDGTVALILDTAHLVAAGQSYVDRNITGRAA; this is encoded by the coding sequence ATGAACATCTCCGATCCGACGGAAACCTTTCGCCAGGAGGCGCGCGAGCTGCTCGACCAGCTCGAGGCCGGATTGCTCGATCTCGAGCAGGATCCCGCCAATGCCGACCTCATCAATTCCACCTTTCGCGCCCTGCACACCATCAAGGGTTCGGGCGCCATGTTCGGCTTCACCGCCGTGGCCGAATTCGTCCACGAGTTCGAAACAGCCTTCGACCAGGTACGCAAGGGCCAGACCAAGGCCAATTCAGCCCTGATCGAGGTGGCGCTGGACGCCAAGGACCATATTCACCGGCTGATCGAAGCCCCAGAGGACCGGATCAGCGGCGGTGATGAAATCCTCGCCCATCTGCGTCGCATCATCGCCGGTGGCCCTGTCGACACCGAGACGCCGGTCAAGCCAAAGGCGAAGGCAAAGACTACCAAGGCCGCCGATGCGCCACCGCCGCCACCAGCAGCGACCGCGATCTGGCGACTGGAGTTCTACCTGCCCGCCGATGCGCTGATCTACGGCACCAATCCTGCCCTGCTGCTCGAAGAACTGGCCGAAATCGGACCGACCAGGGTGACCGCCCTGACCGACCGCATCCCGGCTCTTGATGTCCTCGACCCTGAAACACCGCATGTCGGATGGCGCGTCGATATCGAGGCGGTCGACCCGACCGCGGCCATTGATGACGTCTTCCTGTTCCTGCGCGACACCATGGAACTGACGCTGACCCGGCTCGATGAGCGGACCGAAACCGATGCCCAGGCCGAACCCGACGGGGAACCGGACGCCCTGTCCGAAGCGTCTTCTGCACCAGAGCCCGCCCCCACTGCGGCGACCCTCGCCGCCCAGTCTCCGACCCCAAAGCCCAGGCAGGGCGCCGGGGCCGACACCGCCGACCGGGCCGCAGCCTCCTCCCTGCGCGTCCCGGCCGAGCGGCTGGACGAGTTGATGGACCGGGTCGGCGAACTGGTCATCGCCCAGGCGCGGCTGAGCCAGATTGCCGGATTGAGCTCCGACACGGCACTCAAGACCATTGCCGAGGAACTCGAACGCCTCTCATCGGGCCTTCGCGATACCACAATGGGCATCCGCATGGTCCCCATCGGAACCCTCTTCAGCCGCTTCCGGCGCCTGATCCACGATCTCTCGGGCGAGCTGGGCAAGCCCATCGAGTTCATCACCGCCGGCGAGGACACCGAGCTCGACAAGACCATGATCGAGCGCCTTGCCGATCCGCTGGTGCATCTCATCCGCAATTCGGTCGATCATGGCCTCGAAAGCGCCGAGAAACGAGCCGCCGCCGGCAAGCCGCCCAAGGGCGTCGTGCGGCTCTCGGCCGTCTATTCCGGGGCAGAAGTGGCGATTTCGGTCACCGATGACGGGGCTGGCCTCGACACGGCCCGCATCCGGGCCAAGGCCGAGGAGAACGGGCTGATTGCGCCGGACGCCAAGCTCACCGAGCAGGAACTGCACCACCTGATCTTTGCGCCGGGCTTCTCCACCGCCAAGGAAGTCACCTCGCTCTCCGGCCGAGGCGTGGGCATGGACGTGGTCAAGCGCACGATCGATGGGCTGCGCGGCACGATCGATGTAACCAGCAAGCCCGGCGAGGGGTCGACCATGACGCTCCGCCTGCCCCTCACCCTTGCCATCATCGATGGCATGCTCGTGCGGGTCGGTAATGGCCGCTACACCATTCCGCTGGCCGCGGTCGAGGAATGCGTGGAGCTGCCTGAAGGCATAGAAGCCCATGCCAAGGGCCGCAACTTCCTCGATATCCGCGGGGCCCTGGTACCCTATCTCAGGCTACGCGAGGTGTTCGGCACCGCGGCGGAACCCGAACCGCACCAGAAGGTAGTGATCGTCTCCTCCGGCGAAGGCCGGGTCGGCCTGGTGGTCGACCAGATCATTGGTAACAACCAGACGGTCATCAAACAGCTCTCCAAGCTGCATTCGGGCATCAAGTCATTCTCGGGTGCCACCATTCTGGGCGACGGCACTGTGGCGCTGATCCTCGACACTGCTCACCTGGTGGCCGCCGGCCAGTCCTATGTCGACCGCAACATCACCGGGAGGGCCGCATGA
- a CDS encoding HAMP domain-containing methyl-accepting chemotaxis protein codes for MRLTIKTKLAAVFTTVVALSGASMFMALQNLGTLNTEMGRIVNGPVERSLVLKGMQYDMMRMATDAERLITSQDISELEATITGMDERLSSITSVAENLQGTFSIAASNTDMQSIVQKLATYRTAVDHMQNEAVKLTDAKAFALTTTQGSAAVTAVEETLGALRQNLSSRLSAGDPGATQAYQATTDLFLMASDVFRQHRNVLLASKNPEKQSEWLNDFGAAVEGLTPAVDRLARLLGPSEQETINQVRNSINAMIDAMQAGNELSVQRSDFVTGQISDTQAAPVRREISALVDGIVERNDQLLADTVAESNAMYEQSRMLLIGILVASVLIAAIAATWIVLSISRALSSAARLAEEVAGGNLSATAVIKGDDEVGDLIKTLNAMTAKLREVVTEVTSATRNVAAGSQEMSATAEQLSQGATEQASSTEEASASMEEMASTIKQSADNASQTEKIARQSAADAIASGEAVNNAVSAMQTIAEKIMVVQEIARQTDLLALNAAVEAARAGEHGRGFAVVASEVRKLAERSQAAAAEISTLSGTTVKAAQSAGEMLGKLVPDIQRTAELVEEISAGSREQNAGAAQINTAIQQLDKVTQQNTSAAEEMSATSEELASQAEQLQAAISYFRIDASSLSMPANETAGKPDIRAQILAKAPHMNPRKPGKAKPKAGNGGGFDLDMGDAGDDLDGDFTRRGAA; via the coding sequence GTGAGACTGACAATCAAGACAAAACTGGCGGCCGTGTTCACGACCGTGGTTGCCCTGTCGGGCGCCAGCATGTTCATGGCCCTTCAGAACCTGGGCACGCTCAACACCGAAATGGGCCGCATCGTCAACGGCCCGGTCGAGCGCTCGCTGGTGCTCAAGGGCATGCAGTACGACATGATGCGCATGGCCACTGACGCGGAGCGCCTGATCACTTCGCAGGACATCAGCGAACTTGAAGCGACGATCACCGGTATGGACGAGCGCCTGTCAAGTATAACGTCCGTGGCGGAGAACCTGCAGGGCACCTTCTCGATTGCCGCATCAAATACGGACATGCAATCCATCGTTCAGAAGCTAGCCACATACCGGACCGCCGTCGACCACATGCAGAACGAGGCGGTGAAGCTGACCGATGCGAAGGCCTTTGCTTTGACCACGACGCAAGGCAGCGCCGCGGTAACTGCCGTCGAAGAGACACTCGGCGCACTTCGCCAGAACCTGTCGTCTCGCCTGAGCGCAGGCGACCCGGGCGCAACGCAAGCCTATCAGGCAACGACCGACCTGTTCCTCATGGCCAGCGACGTCTTTCGGCAGCACCGCAATGTTCTGCTCGCCTCCAAAAATCCAGAAAAGCAGTCCGAATGGCTCAACGATTTTGGCGCCGCAGTAGAGGGCCTGACCCCGGCTGTCGACCGGCTTGCGCGTTTGCTCGGGCCTTCCGAGCAGGAGACGATCAATCAGGTCCGAAACTCGATCAATGCAATGATCGATGCCATGCAGGCGGGCAATGAATTGTCGGTCCAGCGTTCGGATTTCGTGACTGGCCAGATCAGCGATACTCAGGCGGCCCCGGTCCGTCGCGAGATTTCCGCATTGGTCGACGGAATTGTCGAGCGGAACGACCAACTCCTTGCCGACACTGTCGCAGAATCCAACGCCATGTACGAGCAAAGCCGCATGCTTTTGATCGGCATTCTCGTAGCTTCCGTGCTTATCGCCGCCATCGCCGCCACATGGATCGTGCTATCGATCTCCCGTGCCCTCTCCAGTGCTGCGCGCCTTGCCGAAGAGGTCGCGGGGGGCAACCTCTCCGCCACCGCCGTGATCAAGGGTGACGACGAGGTCGGCGACCTCATCAAGACCCTCAACGCCATGACCGCCAAGCTGCGCGAAGTGGTGACCGAAGTGACCAGCGCCACCCGCAATGTCGCCGCTGGGTCCCAGGAAATGTCGGCCACCGCCGAACAACTGAGCCAGGGCGCCACCGAACAGGCCTCCTCGACCGAAGAGGCTTCGGCCTCGATGGAAGAAATGGCCTCCACCATCAAGCAGTCGGCCGACAATGCCAGCCAGACCGAGAAGATCGCCCGCCAGTCCGCTGCCGACGCGATCGCCTCGGGTGAAGCGGTCAACAACGCCGTCTCGGCCATGCAGACCATCGCCGAAAAGATCATGGTGGTGCAGGAGATTGCCCGCCAGACCGACCTCCTCGCCCTCAACGCCGCGGTGGAAGCGGCCCGCGCCGGCGAACATGGCCGCGGCTTTGCCGTGGTGGCCTCGGAAGTGCGCAAGCTGGCCGAACGCAGCCAGGCTGCCGCCGCCGAAATCTCGACCCTCTCGGGCACCACGGTCAAGGCTGCCCAGTCGGCTGGCGAGATGCTCGGCAAGCTCGTGCCCGATATCCAGCGCACCGCCGAACTGGTCGAGGAAATCTCGGCCGGCTCGCGGGAGCAGAATGCGGGTGCCGCGCAGATCAACACGGCTATCCAGCAGCTCGACAAGGTGACCCAGCAGAACACCTCGGCTGCCGAAGAGATGTCGGCCACCTCCGAGGAACTGGCCAGCCAGGCCGAACAGCTCCAGGCCGCCATCAGCTACTTCCGGATCGACGCATCGAGCCTCTCGATGCCCGCCAATGAGACGGCCGGCAAGCCCGACATCAGGGCCCAGATCCTGGCCAAGGCTCCGCATATGAACCCGCGCAAGCCCGGCAAGGCCAAGCCAAAGGCGGGCAATGGCGGCGGCTTCGACCTCGATATGGGCGACGCCGGTGACGATCTAGACGGTGACTTCACCCGTCGCGGCGCCGCCTGA
- a CDS encoding CheR family methyltransferase yields the protein MRDFQRIATLIGKEVGIKLPPAKRLMVEGRLRRRLRHLQLETFADYGDYLFRKNGLDRELPFLINAVTTNKTDFFREPEHFECMENVLVPDLLSRRTERAPLLKVWSAASSTGAEAYTIAMVLADMAAARRNFRFAVLGTDISTDVLEAGRRAIYAAELVAPVPPGMQSRYLMHARQPGTRPEVRVVPELRRQVRFDRLNLMDANYPYDRDVDIIFLRNVLIYFDKQDQASVIARLVGHLRPGGYLLLGHSESMIGTSITMRQIAPAVFQKV from the coding sequence ATGCGCGACTTCCAGCGCATCGCCACGCTGATCGGCAAGGAAGTCGGCATCAAGCTGCCACCCGCCAAGCGCCTGATGGTGGAAGGCCGCCTGCGCCGCCGGCTGCGACACCTGCAATTGGAGACCTTTGCCGACTATGGTGACTATCTGTTCCGCAAGAATGGGCTCGACCGCGAACTGCCCTTCCTGATCAACGCCGTCACCACCAACAAGACCGACTTCTTCCGCGAGCCCGAGCACTTCGAGTGCATGGAGAACGTTCTGGTGCCCGACCTGCTGTCACGACGGACCGAGCGCGCGCCCTTGCTCAAGGTGTGGAGCGCCGCCAGTTCGACTGGCGCGGAGGCCTACACCATCGCCATGGTGCTGGCCGATATGGCGGCCGCGCGGCGCAATTTCCGTTTTGCGGTGTTGGGCACCGACATCTCCACCGACGTGCTCGAAGCGGGCCGGCGGGCCATCTATGCGGCCGAACTGGTGGCGCCCGTGCCGCCGGGCATGCAGTCGCGCTACCTCATGCATGCGCGACAGCCCGGGACCCGGCCGGAAGTCCGCGTCGTTCCCGAATTGCGGCGCCAGGTGCGTTTCGACCGGTTGAACCTGATGGATGCCAATTATCCCTATGACCGGGATGTCGACATCATCTTCCTGCGCAATGTGCTGATCTATTTCGACAAGCAGGATCAGGCATCCGTCATTGCGCGGCTGGTCGGCCATTTGCGTCCCGGCGGTTATCTACTTCTTGGGCATTCGGAGTCCATGATCGGCACGTCGATCACCATGCGCCAGATCGCGCCCGCCGTATTCCAGAAGGTCTGA
- a CDS encoding chemotaxis protein CheW, producing MSEPQDHQPLSMTALTIRLDDELFAVEAGRVREILDLVPITEVPNAPDFVGGLINVRGRVVPLADLRVMFGMNRPEPDEDTRIVVMEVDMDGEPTIAGILADKVHDVTDIEAASIEEAPKVGMRWRPEFIKGIGKRNGGFIIIPNMERIFETPGARNAPVAASEERSAS from the coding sequence ATGAGCGAACCCCAGGACCATCAGCCATTGTCCATGACGGCGCTGACCATAAGGCTCGACGACGAACTCTTCGCGGTCGAGGCCGGCAGGGTGCGCGAAATTCTCGATCTCGTCCCCATCACCGAAGTGCCCAACGCACCCGACTTCGTGGGCGGGCTGATCAATGTGCGCGGCCGCGTCGTGCCCCTGGCCGACCTGCGGGTGATGTTCGGCATGAATCGGCCAGAGCCGGACGAGGATACCCGCATCGTGGTTATGGAGGTCGACATGGATGGTGAGCCCACCATCGCCGGCATCCTCGCCGACAAGGTACATGACGTCACCGACATCGAAGCCGCCTCCATCGAGGAAGCCCCCAAGGTTGGCATGCGCTGGCGCCCCGAATTCATCAAGGGCATCGGCAAGCGCAATGGCGGCTTCATCATCATTCCGAACATGGAACGCATTTTCGAAACACCGGGCGCAAGAAACGCACCCGTCGCAGCATCAGAAGAAAGGTCTGCATCGTGA
- a CDS encoding methyl-accepting chemotaxis protein, giving the protein MSTRERRPLFRSIAAKILAIQLASSIAIAGIVGGVGYFGMSTMADSMTSIYDDRVVPLEQLKQVSDAYAIKVVDTAYKLNGGTLDWSEAALSVQDAQETIDEHWTDFLGTHLTEREGEIAETVKSAMVNADSAIEEFNSILRTRNATALDQFISTTMFPAIDPTTESLSELIHYQLEAAQQLRSEGAALFNTLNWLIIGVSVLVTAFAVAVVVFITNGIKRNLASAISLANAVALGDVNATATVTSADEVKDLVDALNAMTANLRATATIADQIADGDLTVHVEPLSDKDTLGIALQRMVVKLSEVVGDAIAAARNVAGGSQEMSATAEQLSQGATEQASSTEEASASMEEMAATIKQSADNASQTEKIARKSAADAIASGEAVNNAVEAMQTIAEKIMVVQEIARQTDLLALNAAVEAARAGEHGRGFAVVASEVRKLAERSQAAAAEISTLSGTTVKAAQSAGEMLGKLVPDIQRTAELVEEISAGSREQNAGAAQINTAIQQLDKVTQQNTSAAEQMSATSEELASQAEQLQAAISYFRISGERVRQLATPPTSAPDLREAVLAKAPHMKKGKPARARGAAKEAGGGFDIALDEGPDELDADFTRRGAA; this is encoded by the coding sequence ATGAGCACTCGCGAACGCCGTCCGCTATTCCGCTCGATTGCGGCCAAGATTCTCGCCATTCAATTGGCATCCAGCATCGCCATCGCCGGCATTGTCGGCGGCGTCGGTTATTTCGGCATGAGCACCATGGCCGATTCCATGACCTCCATCTACGACGACCGCGTCGTACCGCTGGAACAGCTCAAGCAAGTTTCGGATGCCTATGCGATCAAGGTCGTCGACACGGCCTACAAGCTGAATGGCGGCACCCTGGATTGGAGTGAGGCAGCTCTCAGCGTTCAGGATGCCCAAGAGACCATCGATGAACATTGGACCGACTTCCTTGGCACGCATCTTACCGAGCGCGAGGGTGAAATTGCCGAGACTGTCAAGTCAGCCATGGTGAATGCCGATTCGGCCATAGAAGAGTTCAACTCCATCCTACGCACTCGCAATGCCACGGCGCTGGACCAGTTCATCTCAACAACGATGTTCCCCGCCATCGATCCAACAACCGAGTCCCTCTCTGAGCTTATTCACTACCAGCTCGAGGCGGCCCAGCAGTTGCGTAGCGAAGGCGCGGCGCTGTTCAATACACTCAATTGGTTGATCATCGGCGTCAGCGTGCTGGTGACCGCTTTCGCCGTAGCCGTTGTGGTGTTCATCACAAACGGAATTAAGCGCAATTTGGCCTCCGCCATTAGCTTGGCCAATGCCGTCGCCCTTGGGGACGTCAACGCGACCGCGACAGTGACCTCGGCCGACGAGGTCAAGGATCTCGTCGATGCGCTCAATGCCATGACCGCCAATCTGAGGGCCACTGCGACCATTGCCGACCAGATTGCCGATGGCGACCTGACCGTGCATGTGGAGCCTCTGTCCGACAAAGACACGCTGGGAATCGCACTTCAGCGCATGGTGGTGAAACTCAGCGAAGTCGTTGGCGATGCCATTGCGGCAGCCCGAAATGTCGCCGGAGGCTCCCAGGAAATGTCGGCCACTGCCGAACAGCTGAGCCAGGGCGCCACCGAACAGGCCTCCTCGACTGAAGAAGCCTCGGCTTCGATGGAAGAAATGGCCGCCACTATCAAGCAATCGGCCGACAACGCCAGCCAGACCGAGAAGATCGCGCGTAAGTCCGCGGCCGATGCGATCGCCTCGGGCGAAGCGGTGAACAATGCGGTCGAGGCGATGCAGACCATCGCCGAGAAGATCATGGTGGTGCAGGAAATCGCCCGCCAGACCGACCTGCTCGCGCTCAACGCTGCGGTGGAAGCAGCCCGCGCCGGCGAACACGGTCGCGGCTTTGCCGTGGTCGCCTCGGAAGTGCGCAAGCTCGCCGAACGCAGTCAGGCTGCCGCCGCCGAAATTTCGACCCTCTCGGGCACCACGGTCAAGGCCGCCCAGTCGGCTGGCGAAATGCTCGGCAAGCTGGTGCCCGACATCCAGCGTACGGCCGAACTGGTGGAAGAAATCTCCGCCGGAAGTCGCGAGCAGAATGCCGGTGCCGCCCAGATCAACACCGCCATCCAGCAGCTCGACAAGGTGACCCAGCAGAATACGTCGGCCGCCGAGCAGATGTCGGCGACCTCCGAGGAACTGGCCAGCCAGGCCGAACAGCTCCAGGCCGCCATCAGCTACTTCCGCATCAGTGGCGAAAGGGTCCGGCAGCTCGCGACACCGCCGACCTCAGCGCCCGACCTGCGGGAGGCCGTACTGGCCAAGGCGCCGCACATGAAGAAGGGCAAACCCGCCCGGGCCCGCGGCGCTGCCAAGGAAGCCGGTGGTGGCTTCGACATCGCGCTCGACGAGGGTCCGGACGAGCTGGATGCAGACTTCACGCGCCGCGGGGCGGCATAG
- a CDS encoding protein-glutamate methylesterase/protein-glutamine glutaminase gives MPPKIRVLIVDDSASVRTTLSDIIAADPELEVMATAADPYVAVERIRQEVPDVMFLDIELPRMDGITFLKKIMAQRPIPVVICSSLAQDGSDAFMQALEAGAVDVVAKPRVDTAQFLQESRMRICDAAKAAAHAKLRGLAKASPALRAASPDVKVEAKLTADAILPAISDARRASLIARLPVTEPLVAIGASTGGTEALREVLEALPAASPPILIVQHMPEKFTTAFARRLDMGCAVRVKEAEDGDLVLPGQVLIAPGNLHMLLVRNGSRYTVKIEEGPHVSRHRPSVDVLFRSTAQSAGKNALGMLLTGMGDDGARGLLEMRQMGCLTLAQDEASCVVFGMPKEAIQRGAAVRTLPLNKMAAEITAFGRKTAASAGGAL, from the coding sequence ATGCCACCCAAGATCCGCGTTCTGATTGTCGACGACAGTGCCTCCGTGCGCACGACCCTGTCCGACATCATTGCCGCCGACCCCGAGCTCGAGGTCATGGCCACGGCGGCCGACCCCTATGTCGCGGTGGAGCGCATCCGCCAGGAAGTGCCCGACGTCATGTTTCTCGACATCGAACTGCCGCGCATGGACGGGATCACCTTCCTCAAGAAGATCATGGCGCAGCGCCCCATCCCGGTGGTGATCTGTTCAAGTCTGGCCCAGGACGGGTCCGACGCCTTCATGCAGGCGCTCGAAGCCGGCGCAGTCGACGTCGTCGCCAAGCCGCGGGTCGATACGGCCCAGTTCCTGCAGGAATCGCGCATGCGCATCTGCGACGCCGCCAAGGCCGCCGCCCATGCCAAGCTGCGCGGATTGGCCAAGGCATCCCCGGCCCTGCGCGCGGCCAGCCCCGACGTCAAGGTCGAGGCCAAGCTGACGGCCGATGCCATCCTGCCGGCCATTTCCGACGCCCGCCGCGCCAGTCTGATCGCACGGCTGCCGGTCACCGAGCCACTGGTCGCCATCGGCGCCTCCACCGGCGGCACCGAGGCGCTGCGCGAAGTACTCGAGGCCCTGCCCGCAGCCAGCCCGCCCATCCTGATCGTCCAGCACATGCCGGAAAAGTTCACCACGGCCTTTGCGCGCCGTCTCGACATGGGCTGCGCTGTCCGCGTCAAGGAAGCCGAGGATGGCGACCTGGTGCTGCCCGGCCAGGTGCTGATCGCCCCGGGGAACCTGCACATGCTGCTGGTCCGCAACGGCTCGCGTTATACCGTCAAGATCGAGGAAGGCCCGCACGTCTCGCGTCACCGGCCCTCCGTGGACGTGCTGTTCCGTTCCACCGCCCAGTCCGCCGGCAAGAATGCGCTCGGCATGCTGCTGACTGGCATGGGCGATGACGGCGCCCGCGGCCTGCTCGAAATGCGCCAGATGGGGTGCCTCACCCTCGCCCAGGACGAAGCCAGCTGCGTTGTGTTCGGCATGCCCAAGGAAGCCATTCAGCGCGGCGCCGCGGTGCGCACGCTGCCTTTGAACAAGATGGCCGCAGAGATTACGGCTTTTGGCCGCAAAACCGCTGCCAGCGCGGGAGGCGCCCTGTGA
- a CDS encoding response regulator, with translation MTKTILTIDDSASIRQMVAMTLTGAGLDVLEAGNGQEGYEVATANTVHAVLTDLNMPVLNGIEFIRKYRQHPSSKGIPIILLTTESDEDLKRQAKEAGATGWIVKPFKQDQLLAIIKKVTGA, from the coding sequence ATGACCAAGACCATTCTGACGATCGACGACAGCGCTTCCATACGCCAGATGGTGGCCATGACCCTGACCGGCGCCGGGCTGGACGTGCTCGAAGCCGGAAACGGTCAGGAGGGCTATGAAGTGGCCACCGCCAATACCGTTCATGCAGTGCTGACCGACCTCAACATGCCCGTGCTCAACGGCATCGAGTTCATCAGGAAATATCGCCAGCACCCGTCCTCCAAGGGCATCCCGATCATCCTCCTGACCACGGAGTCCGACGAAGACCTCAAGCGGCAGGCCAAGGAGGCCGGCGCCACCGGCTGGATCGTCAAACCCTTCAAGCAGGATCAACTGCTGGCTATCATCAAGAAGGTGACGGGCGCATGA